Proteins encoded together in one Microcebus murinus isolate Inina chromosome 18, M.murinus_Inina_mat1.0, whole genome shotgun sequence window:
- the LOC105878865 gene encoding olfactory receptor 1G1, with product MTQPHAGRSTLGYCTVFKVHNPGLTNFFQLTQLSSYRKMGWKNLTNIAEFFLLGFSEQQEQQEVLFGLFLSLYLVTVAGNLLIILAVITDAQLHTPMYFFLANLSLADACFVSTTVPKMLANIWIQSQVISYSGCLLQLYFFMLFVMLEAFLLAVMAYDRYLAICHPLHYIMVMSPGLCVFLVSASWVVNALHSLLHTLLMNSLSFCADHVIPHFFCDINPLLSLSCTDPFINELVIFIVGGLAGLVCVLCLIISYTYIFSTILKIPSAQGKRKAFSTCSSHLSVVSLFFGTSFCVYFSPPSTRSAQKGTVASVMYTVVTPMLNPFIYSLRNQDMKSSLRKLIWVRKIPSP from the coding sequence ATGACACAACCTCACGCTGGAAGATCGACGTTGGGATACTGCACTGTTTTCAAAGTTCACAATCCAGGGCTTACCAATTTCTTTCAGTTAACCCAACTTTCTTCTTACAGAAAAATGGGATGGAAAAACCTGACGAACATAGCAGAATTTTTCCTTCTGGGGTTCTctgagcagcaggagcagcaggaggtCCTCTTTGGGCTCTTCCTGTCCCTGTACTTGGTCACCGTGGCAGGCAACCTCCTCATTATTCTAGCCGTCATCACTGATGCTCAactccacacccccatgtacttcttcctggccAATCTCTCTCTTGCAGATGCCTGCTTTGTGTCCACCACAGTCCCTAAGATGCTGGCAAACATCTGGATCCAGAGTCAGGTCATCTCGTACTCAGGGTGTCTATTACAGCTGTACTTTTTCATGCTGTTTGTGATGCTGGAGGCATTCCTCTTGGCTGTCATGGCCTACGACCGCTACCTGGCCATATGCCACCCACTCCACTACATCATGGTCATGAGCCCAGGGCTCTGTGTCTTCCTCGTGTCTGCGTCCTGGGTCGTGAATGCCCTCCACTCCCTTCTCCACACACTCCTGATGAACAGCCTGTCCTTCTGTGCAGACCACGTGATCCCACACTTCTTCTGTGACATCAACCCCCTCCTGAGTCTCTCCTGCACAGACCCATTCATCAATGAGCTGGTGATCTTCATCGTTGGGGGTCTCGCAGGCCTGGTTTGTGTGCTGTGCCTGATCATCTCTTACACGTACATTTTCTCAACCATCCTGAAGATACCCTCAGCCCAGGGGAAGCGAAAAGCCTTTTCCACCTGCAGCTCTCATCTCTCtgtggtctctctcttttttgggacttccttttgtgtttatttcagcCCCCCCTCAACCCGCTCGGCACAGAAGGGCACAGTTGCATCGGTGATGTACACGGTGGTAACCCCAATGTTGAATCCCTTTATCTATAGTTTGAGGAACCAAGACATGAAGTCTTCCCTGAGAAAGCTAATTTGGGTTAGGAAAATTCCTTCCCCTTAG
- the LOC105878859 gene encoding olfactory receptor 1A1: MREENQSSTLEFILLGVTGQQEQEDFFFVLFLFIYPITLIGNMLIILAIHSDIHLHNPMYFFLANLSLVDIFFSSVTIPKMLANHLLGSKSISFGGCLTQMYFMIALGNTDSYILAVMAYDRAVAISRPLHYTTIVSPRSCVLLVVGSWMVGNANALPHTLLTASLSFCGNHNVANFYCDITPLLKLSCSDIHFNVKMMYLGVGVFSVPLLCIIISYIRVFSTVLRVPSTKGVLKAFSTCGSHLTVVSLYYGTVMGMYFRPLTSYSLKDAVITVMYMAVTPMLNPFIYSLRNRDMKAALRKLFSKRISS; this comes from the coding sequence ATGAGAGAAGAAAACCAGTCCTCTACCCTGGAATTCATCCTCCTGGGAGTTACAGGTCAGCAGGAACAGGAAGATTTCTTCTTCGTCCTCTTCCTGTTCATTTACCCCATCACATTGATTGGAAACATGCTCATCATCTTGGCCATTCACTCTGACATTCACCTTCACAACcccatgtattttttccttgCCAACCTCTCCTTGGTTGACATCTTCTTCTCATCTGTAACCATCCCTAAGATGCTGGCTAACCATCTCTTGGGCAGCAAATCCATATCTTTTGGGGGATGTCTCACACAGATGTATTTCATGATAGCCTTGGGTAACACCGACAGCTATATCTTGGCCGTGATGGCATATGATCGTGCCGTGGCCATCAGCCGCCCACTTCACTACACAACAATTGTGAGTCCACGGTCCTGTGTCCTGCTAGTTGTCGGGTCTTGGATGGTTGGGAACGCCAATGCCCTCCCCCACACTCTGCTCACAGCTAGTCTGTCCTTCTGTGGCAACCACAACGTGGCCAACTTCTACTGTGACATTACCCCTTTGCTCAAGCTGTCCTGTTCTGACATCCACTTTAACGTGAAGATGATGTACCTGGGGGTTGGTGTTTTCTCCGTGCCATTATTATGCATCATTATCTCTTATATCCGGGTCTTTTCCACAGTCTTGAGAGTTCCATCCACCAAGGGTGTTCTCaaagccttctccacctgtggTTCTCACCTCACAGTTGTTTCTTTGTATTATGGGACAGTCATGGGCATGTATTTCCGCCCTCTGACCAGTTACAGCCTAAAAGATGCAGTGATAACTGTGATGTACATGGCAGTGACCCCAATGTTAAATCCTTTCATCTATAGTCTGAGAAATCGGGACATGAAGGCTGCCCTGCGGAAACTCTTCAGCAAGAGAATCTCCTCATGA
- the LOC105878820 gene encoding olfactory receptor 1468-like translates to MTKKNQTVVSEFLLLGMPIQPEHQNLFYALFLAMYLTTVLGNLLIIVLIHLDSHLHIPMYLFLSNLSFSDLCFSSVTMPKLLQNMQSQVPSIPYAGCLAQMYFYLFFGVLESFLLVVMAHDRYVAICFPLHYTTIMNLKVCLSLVVLSWGLTTAHAMLHTLLMARLSFCADNVIPHFFCDTSTLLKLACSDTRVNRLVILFMGGFILVIPFVLIIMSYARIVSTILKVPSAEGIQKAFSTCGSHLSVVSLFYGTILGHLCPSTNHNTVKETVMAVMYTVVTPMLNPFIYSLRNRDMKRALGRVFSKKKISFSLKW, encoded by the coding sequence ATGACGAAGAAGAACCAAACTGTCGTCTCAGAGTTCCTCCTTCTGGGCATGCCTATCCAGCCAGAGCACCAAAACCTGTTCTATGCCCTGTTCCTGGCCATGTATCTTACCACTGTCCTGGGGAACCTCCTCATCATTGTCCTCATTCATCTGGACTCCCATCTCCACATCCCCATGTATTTGTTTCTTAGTAACTTGTCCTTCTCTGACCTCTGCTTTTCCTCTGTCACAATGCCCAAATTGCTCCAGAACATGCAGAGCCAAGTCCCTTCCATCCCCTATGCAGGCTGCCTGGCCcagatgtatttttatttgttttttggagtTCTGGAGAGCTTCCTCCTTGTGGTCATGGCCcatgaccgctatgtggccatctgtttTCCCCTACACTACACCACCATCATGAATCTCAAGGTTTGCTTGTCTCTGGTGGTGCTGTCCTGGGGGCTGACCACTGCCCACGCCATGTTGCACACCCTGCTCATGGCCAGGCTGTCCTTCTGTGCTGACAATGTGATTCCTCACTTTTTCTGTGATACATCTACTTTGTTGAAGCTGGCCTGTTCTGACACTCGGGTCAATAGGTTGGTGATACTTTTCATGGGAGGGTTCATTCTTGTCATCCCATTCGTGCTCATCATCATGTCCTATGCAAGAATTGTCTCCACCATCCTCAAGGTCCCATCTGCTGAGGGCATCCAGAAGGCTTTCTCCACCTGTGGCTCCCACCTCTCCGTGGTGTCTCTCTTCTATGGGACAATTTTGGGACACTTATGCCCATCCACGAATCATAATACTGTGAAGGAGACTGTCATGGCTGTGATGTACACTGTGGTGACCCCCATGCTGAACCCCTtcatctacagcctgaggaacagAGACATGAAGAGGGCCCTGGGAAGAGtctttagcaaaaagaaaatttctttctctctaaaatgGTAA